From the Helicoverpa armigera isolate CAAS_96S chromosome 27, ASM3070526v1, whole genome shotgun sequence genome, one window contains:
- the LOC135118931 gene encoding zinc transporter foi-like codes for MTRHIVTVCMFCLLCAAHSCGSHIDIQSNGILTYDASINEPDHLNIDLEEKRSTRYHQKLQKIRQGRSKREVKVDPDTYVQQIFRLYGDAEHMTMNLTGFNKMLVELDLHELVEGGQKSESTGRGLYPGDHAQDAKNDVVNCMNSSELITTVNTRLKPPHDHAHEHTDHHMHEADEIITESTLQTMCPILLYQKLASTSIERTGCVKETRIGRRTDVAPKHVPTEMAYSKNMYAVWLYSSLCIFAISACGLLGVAVIPIMHKTYYNHLLQFLVALAVGTLCGDALLHLMPHAMSPAHDHDSHGETELEIRASHDDGMWKGLAAMLGVVFFYFTEKGLTVVVEWRKRRQKLEEDKLPSRVRVLKDETVGGCSGGAKAPITNSTSNSLMKIFKRDEKGDPTTKTCKHKYSEYPYCYDEIDTDTHDDHHLRDGIPPSPKHGKKHNNSVSVVSSNALNAEGKEEPTAKDWLLKAESTPAVVEMNNIKHKEEGKDLKDGDSYTVILREHSRAHHGHSHAHGHVHAPPSSIASVAWMVIMGDGLHNFTDGMAIGAAFASNIAGGFSTAIAVLCHELPHELGDFAVLLKAGMSVKRAVCYNILSSGLCLLGMVCGVLAGHAPSATRWLFAAAAGMFLYIALVDMMPELSTSHSKEGTLCQCILQLMGLATGIGIMLVIALYEHDLKTLFG; via the exons ATGACTCGTCATATAGTCACCGTTTGTATGTTCTGTCTCCTCTGCGCAGCCCATTCCTGTGGCTCACACATAGACATACAAAGCAACGGGATCCTCACATACGATGCGAGCATCAACGAACCAGATCACTTAAATATAGACTTAGAAGAAAAACGGTCTACCCGATACCATCAGAAATTGCAGAAAATTAGACAGGGGAGGTCCAAAAGGGAGGTAAAAGTTGACCCTGATACATATGTACAGCAGATCTTTAGGCTTTATGGAGATGCTGAGCATATGACGATGAATTTGACGGGGTTCAATAAGATGTTGGTGGAACTGGACCTGCATGAGCTGGTGGAGGGAGGACAGAAGAGTGAGAGTACCGGTAGGGGGCTGTACCCCGGAGACCATGCGCAAGATGCTAAAAATGATGTTGTTAAT TGTATGAACAGCTCAGAACTAATCACAACTGTTAACACTCGGTTAAAACCGCCACATGACCACGCTCACGAGCACACCGACCACCACATGCACGAAGCTGATGAGATCATCACGGAATCCACTCTTCAGACCATGTGCCCCATACTCCTGTACCAAAAACTAGCCAGCACCTCCATAGAAAGGACTGGATGTGTCAAAGAAACTAGGATAGGCAGAAGAACAGACGTAGCTCCCAAACATGTGCCCACAGAAATGGCGTActctaaaaatatgtatgccGTATGGCTGTACTCATCGTTGTGTATTTTTGCTATCAGTGCTTGCGGTCTTCTCGGAGTAGCCGTGATCCCAATTATGCATAAGACTTATTACAATCATCTACTGCAGTTTCTAGTAGCTTTAGCTGTTGGTACTCTCTGCGGTGATGCATTACTACATCTCATGCCTCATGCAATGAGTCCTGCTCACGACCACGACAGTCATGGAGAGACAGAACTCGAAATACGAGCGTCTCACGACGATGGAATGTGGAAGGGACTCGCAGCTATGTTAGGTGTGGTCTTCTTCTACTTCACGGAAAAGGGTCTAACAGTTGTTGTCGAATGGAGGAAACGCCGCCAAAAGCTGGAGGAAGACAAACTCCCTTCAAGAGTCCGCGTCCTCAAAGACGAGACTGTAGGAGGCTGTTCGGGAGGCGCTAAAGCCCCAATTACAAACTCCACCTCAAATTCTCTCATGAAAATTTTCAAGCGAGACGAGAAAGGGGATCCTACAACAAAAACTTGCAAGCACAAGTACTCTGAATACCCTTACTGTTATGACGAAATTGATACTGATACTCATGATGACCATCACTTGAGAGACGGTATACCGCCTAGTCCTAAACATGGGAAGAAACACAATAACTCCGTGAGTGTGGTTTCCTCGAATGCTTTGAACGCGGAAGGTAAGGAGGAGCCTACAGCGAAGGATTGGCTGTTGAAGGCGGAGTCCACTCCAGCGGTTGTGGAGATGAATAATATTAAGCATAAAGAGGAGGGAAAGGATCTGAAGGATGGTGATAGTTATACTGTTATATTGAG GGAGCACTCTCGCGCCCACCACGGGCACTCTCACGCTCACGGCCACGTGCACGCGCCGCCCTCGTCCATCGCGTCCGTCGCCTGGATGGTCATCATGGGAGACGGGTTGCACAACTTCACTGATGGCATGGCTATAG GTGCTGCGTTCGCTTCGAACATAGCGGGCGGTTTCTCAACAGCCATCGCGGTGTTGTGCCACGAGCTGCCTCATGAATTGG GTGACTTCGCAGTCCTCCTAAAAGCGGGTATGTCAGTCAAACGAGCGGTTTGCTACAACATACTCTCGTCTGGCTTATGTCTTCTCGGCATGGTATGCGGCGTCCTAGCGGGCCACGCGCCGTCGGCTACTCGCTGGCTGTTTGCCGCCGCTGCCGGCATGTTCCTGTATATTGCGCTCGTTGATATG ATGCCCGAGTTAAGTACATCGCACAGCAAAGAGGGTACTCTCTGCCAGTGCATACTACAACTGATGGGGCTTGCTACCGGCATTGGCATAATGCTGGTCATTGCTCTCTACGAGCACGACCTCAAAACGCTATTCGGCTAA